The genomic region CAAGCTCGTCAGAGAGAAAGCCGAGCTAagcacgaagagagagagagagagagagagagagagagagagagagagagaaagagagagagagcgaaagaggaaggatAAGAACCGGCCGTGGGAGTAGGGGCGCAGCATTGTCACGTGGATTATCACAAGCCACAGATTGGAATCCGTCGTACACCAGACAGTGGAGCGCTTGAGCGTGAAATGTCGCGGTTCCTTGTTGCATTAGCGTTGTTTTGGGTTGTCCATGGGCGCGCGTGCCCGCCGGCTCGTCGGTTTAATCACTGTTCACGGTGTCTGGATGCTACACGCTTATCACGCGCGTTCCTGTAGCGGTGTGGGGGgtacaaccagcagcagcgattcgCCATCGTGGTGGGAATAATAAGAATAATAATGGAGCAATTGGGGTGGGTGGTCGTGGCTGTTGGAGGTGCTGGTACGCACCCGAGACAGCGTACGGACGCGCGCTAATCGTCCGATGACGCCATCTGTGTCCGGACCAGTCCCGAGAGGACCAACAGGGATGGAGGGGTACTAGCtgccccatcccccccccccccccccctctaggAAGTTGAGATCATCACCTTCCTGCTTTGGACGGGATCATCGTCGGTCAGTCTCGCATTTCTATCCCATTTGGGCGAATCAAGTACCGTAGCTCTAGAAAAAAATTCTAGATATATTGCTGTCACTTTTTCTTATGCTGCTTCAATTGGTTTTGAACGTGCTACTATCAAATCggattccttttttatccTAATAACGTACGATGGAGAAGTTGGCGGAAAATAATCACCAAAAGTTTGCTTCGTCCATCAACATTTAACGTGTTAAAAGTTGCTGGTGCCGCTTCCTCAATTCTATACCATCTTAATTAATTGCTCATTTCAAAAGATTCTTAACTCACAGTTCGCTTTGGATTCGACCAATTTCTTGGTCTAAAGTTTCATAGTTTAGTAGCTTAGATTCTTATAGGGCCCTATTCCAAGAGTATGTCTGTTAAAAGGGACTGCTTTACAACTCTTGAAAACACTCAGCATTCCTGTTTTGAATTTGTGAATGAGCTGCTAATTGTTTTGTAGTCCAATTACACAACAATCTGTaaaaaaattcataaaaatcacaaaaacctccaaaaaccaacagaaaTAGTTTTTTCCGGAATTTCCGGATTTATTTGTGTCCGGCTCGTCGTtcggaaaatgaacaaaatacaCAAATCATTGGAGAAAACTTTAAAACATTGGAGAAGCTCGAAAAACTACTGTTAACTCGCGCGTTTGTCACTCAAATCCACTTGGTGGTTCCTAGAATGTTCTACATTCCTTCCCGCCTTCCAGTAATCACTCCGCGTAGATAGCAACTGGTTCTGCCTGGCGTGTGTCCCTGATAACTGTTATAACCGGTAGAGAGGTATTTAATTCATATACAACAGCTAGGCTTTATttgcgaataaaaaaagaataaatttgaTCATAATGGAATTCCCTCTAGTCGCCAGCTGAGCTGAGTTGTTTTTTGGGTACCCATATTTTCCTATTCGTCACAGCTgccattgatatttcattcatagTTCATAAAGTTCATGCCGAGTTTTTTCAACAGTTGTAAACCAGTCGTTATTGACAGACAGACTCTGGGAATAGGGTCCATAATCTGCCAAAGGCCTAGTAGCATCCTACTACGTAGCGAACGAgctacgagctgctgctgctgctgctgccacctgcATGCGTCAGAACGCACACGTCGTTTCCCCTCGTACGGTAGCTGATGAGAGCTGCATTTGTGCAACAATTTGtgctccactgctgctgccctaaTAATAGGACTGGTGCGGGAGCAGCTAATGCAATTTGCGgcgcgtgcagcagcagcagcagccaatcaGTGCAGCGCCGCAACCCAACCTGCCGTACATCCAATCCTTTATCTACACCCGTCCCTAGAACCCCGCGTCTCCTTTTTGGTTGATTGGATGATCGTATCGAACGGACTCAACAGAACCACCGCGGAGCATGGCTATTACTGGGTGCGCGTGTTTGCGCAAAATCTGTTTATCTGTCTTGATCATACCTACCCCGCGTCCCCATTATAGATGGTGAGGGTGTGCGGAGAATGAAAGGGGTGAAATTGACGGCCGGATCCCCGCCATGGGTGTGCCATTCGGATTTGGAAAGGGATCTGCGCTGCAAAACGCTCATGAACACTGCGATTTGGTTGAGCGTGCGTTCGCCACACTTCCGCTGAcgcgcgagtgagagagagagagagagagagagagagagagagagagagagaagatgttagaaaatagaaatagtTAATCGTTGACCCTCTACCACCGCTACGATCGCCTCTCGCTCATATGGTCAAGCGCGATCGATTCTCCATCGATACCTCATTCAATCGCTCCATTGTGCTGCCACTTACGTAAGCCCTCCCCATCTCCAAGCTCTTCCGGTGTGGACCGATGATTGCGGCTCGAAACAGGAAGTGGGGCTCGActtcgttgccgtcgtcgttgccgtcgtcgtcgtcgtcgtggtcgttgcaGCCGTACAAGGCCAACCCTTCCATGTGATTGAGTACGACACGCGCCATCACTAGCACCACGCCAGCAGCTTGGGAGTTCTTGAGCTGTCCCCTGATTGCGCCTCTCTCGTTGCTCCAGCTCCCTTGTTTCTTTGGCTAATCAATGTTCGTTCGACCAGCGTACCAACGAGTTGGCGCGTGCCGTTCCGGTTGCCCTTTTGTCTCCTTGGCTCATTGCCCGTACCtgacctggtgctgctgctactgctgcagtgtCCTCTAATGAATCCACGAGAACCATCGGAATCGTtcatctctttttctcttcttcttcttcttcttcttcttccaactTCTAGCAAAACTGTTGCTTTAGTTAATCTACTAGACTAGACACTagatacaaacacacataaaacaaacagaaacagagacgCTTGTCGGTATGCCACCGGAATCGATggcaacacagcagcaccgtggcagcagccgctgctggaGCTCTCACATCCGGCcatcgttgctggtgctggtcgtcgCGCTTTCGGTGCATCTGCAGTCGACCGCGGTGCTCGGTGCCGCCTGTCAACCGCGCCAGACGCGATGGGATACGGTGGCGGGCGGTTGCGTGCCATGCCAGGTGTGTGCCGATCACGAGATCGTACTGCGACCCTGCCAGGACTACATGGACACGGTTTGCGGTACGATGAAGGATTTGGCCGCCAGCAACCGGCACCTGCGCTCACACCTACCGCTGCCCGAtctgccaccgtcgccgtcgtcgtcgttaccaGAGGACGACTCCGCCAGCTCCGACGGTGTACGGGCCGTGCATGGTAACCACCACTGGAAGCAGGTAgaacgccgccaccactcaATCCAGACAaaagtcctttttttcctaATCCCCGATAtcaatctctctccctctttctctctctctctctctgtatagGAGCGGCGAAAAGAGAACGGCGTCCAGCTGCACCGGAagcgcaccgacaccgaggagATCCTGTGGGATTGGCAGATCGCCTCGCTACTGCTAGCCGTCGTCGGTtgcctgctgttcctgctggcgGCTGCCTGTGTCGCCCTCAATCAGAGCCGCCAGTGGCGCCGCATCGAGAAGCACTTTGACGCAGGTAAGCGCAACGGTTGACACACCCAACCcccatcaaacacacacacacgcacacattccAAGGGGTTTTGAACTCGCCGGATCGCCGGTGCGCGATCGGTGCCGCCCAGGTGCAGAGCGGCTGTCCGGCTGCGGTTTCCGGTGCCGGCACGTGATGCGGAAGTGGCAGAATGAGAATGCCGCCCGCACCGCTGCTGGCGGTGagtggaaggggaagggatGGTGCGGCGGCCGAGTTACAACGCGCGTGGATGGCACGCGCACCACTTGCAAGCCCGTTTGCTCTTCCGGATAGGGGTTTCATCGAGTGTTTCGGATTactcgcttttttttaaattttttttttatcatatataatgacggacgagccatTTCCTTCACTATCCATCGCTATTATCCCGGGCTCGGTTGACtcgctttttcttctgctgcttcttctaccTTTGTCGGATTTTTTAACTCAACCCCCTTCCCAGTGCGATTGACCCAGTTCGAGCGCGACGTCGCCACTTGCCTGTATTTggaagtgaaatggaaatggatcatTGTGTGCTCCgtctccccccctccccccccccccccccctcacacgcgcacacataaaCTGAAGTGAAATTTCTGCAAAAAATAGAAGGCAACTCTTGCCTTCACTCTTCCAGTGCGTCCAAGAGCCCCAGAGCTCTTATTCCAGCCCTTTATTGGTATCTGTGGTGCTGACGTCGCAGCCAAAGCCAAATATACATGCccctgtcggtcggtcaggtCAAAGCGTGCCGTCGTGTGGGCATAGAGACAGCGCGCAATAACGGGGCCACCGGAAATCAGTAATATATCAACTCGTAGCAAAAGCATCGAGGCGGTTTTTGATGATCTTGAGCCCTGATGCATCACGTGGTTCGACGTATGCTGTCTAGATGCCACACACTCGAACGGTTTGCATTACACTTCTTGTCTAcatttcgtttggtttgggcGCGAGCGaacttccggttccggtttttgggtgggatAAAAGATCTAACAAACAGAGAATCAACACTAGAAGACGACTGCACGGAACACGACGTGAAGGAACGTCTGTAAAATAGTTCTTTGTAAGTTTTACGGCTGTTGGAAAAACAAGGAATAAGAATAGAATGGTAGGAAATGAAAGGGCACAAGGAAATATCGGTGTACTTGTCGCTGGTATACGAAGGTACAGTTTTCGGACGTAAGGACGATGTCGTTTGCCAGGGACGCTGCCAGCTGGTGTACAGGGTTACCAAATTCACGTTGCTGTATTTTTCAAACCGCTCGTAATATCGACGCCAAAATTGTTgtagttgtagtttaatataatTTTTGCAAGCTACCAAAAGCATTTGCGCctatgttttgtagatttcgttttatcgtgatgtaattcaaacattattattattaaaatcaCAACCTTCAGCTATACTTCGTGAGCTTAGTCAccttaaaatgatcaaaatgttTGTGCAACGCTCCATTaatcgatacaatggtactggtagcattacaaaacgctatggaagtggaccaaaaaaaaaaccgcaacatcgccagaaatgattcggaaagtgaaggccacAACTCAACGAAAACCGCGGCGCAGTCCATAAAAACCTcgcaaaagatatgaaaatttcactcgatcctatgcaacccataatgaaaaatgaactcaagGTTGAGCCTTACAACTTCCAAAAGGTTCACAATCTTACACCGTGACAAAAAACgttcggtgcgaacgagcaaaggagtTGTTGCACTTGCATGAACGTGGCGAATTTTCGAAGGTTGTGTTCTTCGATGAGaaaatttttcaaataaatcaGTTCATAACCTCTAAACACGATACTTGCATTTGAGCCTAAGTACGGTCActcgtagcaatttcccatcACAATTATCGGCTTGGACCGCTTTGACCGCTAATGGGAGGTCTTGAagtgttttcatcgatcctggagtcaaaATGAATGCGACACGTTATCGACAATATGTTTCAGAAGGTGCTTTAGAGTTGTGGACACGTAATCATTTCGGTCGCAGACCACGGACAATCATACAACACTCGGAATcgtctcataaagctcgtgcgaaccaagaatggttaaaaagtcattttcgatttcgccaGACGCATATACGATGGACCATTCCGTCTGGTCCAAGTTAGAGAGCAAGGTGAGgactaaaaaataagccagAATGGATGCGCTAATGTAATCGATTGTACAAGAACAagccaaaataccgcaagatcATATTCGTGCagtattaattttttttcggacCGTTAGAAGGTTACAGTCGAGTCAAATGTAGCCACATTGAGCTAAAGCgaatagtttctgaaaatttgattattgtAAAACAATGTTGTCTTTGAAATCATTGCAAAatcattccaaacaaaaaagttatagtgtTTGAATAGGAAGAACTTCATGTCAGTAATCCGGTACattctaattttttttatggtacaccctgtacataAATACGGGAATCCCAGTAGAGTAAGGATTTAGGACGAGCTGTTCGTTATGATGAACATCCGTCGTGGATGGGAGAATATTGTATTTTAACGGGGCATCCTACCGTTAACTCGCGCTTTAACGCTCCTGAACTTAAAGgtgtccttttcttcttcttttctgtaTCGCAGATATGGAGGCACTATCGGTGCAGCTGGTGAGTCACCTGGCGAGCATGCAGCACCTCGAAAGCGGCCCGATCATGCTGGAAAACTTCGACAACAAGCGGCTGCGCCCGGCCAGCCAACCGATCGAGGTGCGCTGCGTCTATCTGGATCAGTTGCTCGGTAAGTCGGGatctttttataatttttttctttgctgtcAGTACATATCTACGTGCCGGTTTTCGGTACTTCCGGCCCCCCCCACACCCAGTACCCCTTTGCGTGGTAACCACGCAGTTGAACCGGGGCGAAGAGcgcaaattttaaaaataagcACGCCCTCCTTGAAGTAGTAGCACGGAAGGAAGTGATGACCACACACTTCCACACAAAAACCCGACTGCTACCCCGTCTCGTCTCACCCGGTACTCGATCGCTGCTACCACCTTGCGTAGAGCACATtgcgctgcggtgcggtgcgctgcgctgaGATTGGATAAAGTTACgacacacgcaggcacacatGCATGCCTGCGTGAGGCGGATCCTGTCGACCAACATGTTCAcacactctccctctccctctccctctctatacCCTATCCTTCACCCCCACGCTCTTCCGGACAAGCTGTTTGCGCTTAGCTCTCTCTCGGCCCTCTGTAGGTGGCGAATAAAAGCAGTGCCAGTGCAGTATGGGGAGAGCCAgatcaataaaattaattttactaATGTAAAACACCTACATCCCCATTCCGTACACAACCCCGTGCCGGTGCTGTCATCGCACTGTGGGTTCGGGTGAGGATGAAGAGACCGGCCCGCAGTTCGGCGCGATGACAGGCCCGCATCGCCCGGTCATCGTCAGAGTAAAACCTCCACAAACTGGGCAATGAAGGGAGAGTAACGGGAACAGGAGGGCGACGCGGTGGCGGTTTGTTGCGGAGAATACGGAGCACTAGCGCCAAAAGAAGTAAATCAAAGGCGTGAGGGCGCGTgggggcgggcgcgcgcgcgcgctcgcgatacAATACGGCAAAGCGGCACGCGAATCCGCAATTGCCAATCTCCCGGG from Anopheles aquasalis chromosome Y, idAnoAquaMG_Q_19, whole genome shotgun sequence harbors:
- the LOC126579660 gene encoding tumor necrosis factor receptor superfamily member wengen; its protein translation is MPPESMATQQHRGSSRCWSSHIRPSLLVLVVALSVHLQSTAVLGAACQPRQTRWDTVAGGCVPCQVCADHEIVLRPCQDYMDTVCGTMKDLAASNRHLRSHLPLPDLPPSPSSSLPEDDSASSDGVRAVHGNHHWKQERRKENGVQLHRKRTDTEEILWDWQIASLLLAVVGCLLFLLAAACVALNQSRQWRRIEKHFDADMEALSVQLVSHLASMQHLESGPIMLENFDNKRLRPASQPIEVRCVYLDQLLDEHCCQKVCDRPLLRSPAACGSSNGNSNGNVYIEDSIDPPIKQPAQPTLTVALPPPPPSPASSLPARLY